A stretch of Caldanaerobius polysaccharolyticus DSM 13641 DNA encodes these proteins:
- the rsmG gene encoding 16S rRNA (guanine(527)-N(7))-methyltransferase RsmG has product MNEVVDVLYSTCRELGVSLEEFHVKQLLEYMELIKDWNKKVNLTRITDDREMMVKHFADSLAIVGIETLPHEGKGIDVGTGAGFPGIPLKIYYPGIQMTLLDSLKKRIDFLSEVIRRLGLKDVELVHGRAEDVAKEKAHRQVYDFCFSRAVAPLNVLCEYCLPFVKIGGTMMAMKGRNVADELKESKKAMELLGGKLLKVVEYKLPPDIVHCVVIIKKVKPTPDKYPRKAGIPVKSPLK; this is encoded by the coding sequence ATGAATGAAGTCGTTGACGTCCTCTACAGCACCTGTAGGGAATTAGGCGTAAGTTTGGAAGAGTTTCACGTGAAACAATTATTAGAGTACATGGAATTGATAAAAGACTGGAATAAAAAAGTTAACCTAACGCGCATAACCGATGACAGAGAGATGATGGTAAAGCACTTTGCCGATTCCCTTGCTATTGTAGGGATAGAGACATTACCTCACGAAGGGAAAGGGATAGATGTAGGAACAGGAGCAGGGTTTCCCGGGATTCCACTGAAAATTTATTACCCTGGTATCCAAATGACGCTTCTCGACTCGTTGAAAAAGAGGATTGATTTTTTATCCGAAGTTATAAGACGCCTTGGCTTAAAGGACGTGGAGCTGGTGCATGGGAGGGCAGAAGACGTGGCCAAAGAAAAGGCTCATCGTCAAGTTTATGACTTCTGCTTTTCTCGTGCCGTAGCCCCTTTAAATGTCCTGTGTGAGTATTGCCTTCCCTTTGTAAAGATTGGCGGAACGATGATGGCTATGAAGGGGAGGAATGTGGCAGATGAACTTAAAGAGTCAAAAAAAGCGATGGAACTGCTGGGTGGAAAGCTGTTAAAGGTGGTAGAATATAAATTACCGCCAGATATTGTGCACTGTGTTGTGATTATAAAAAAGGTCAAACCGACCCCTGATAAGTACCCGAGAAAAGCAGGCATACCGGTGAAATCACCTTTAAAGTAA
- a CDS encoding ParA family protein, with protein MGKILAIANQKGGVGKSTTVINLGAALGLKGKKVLIVDMDPQGNATSGLGIDKASNEITVYDVIAGKAPWEKAIIKTSYDNLYLLPSDVNLAGAEVELVDVAKREHKLKAAIEPIKERFDYILIDCPPSLGLLTINALAACDGVIVPIQCEYFAMEGVAQLLNTLKIVQKHINEHLTVEGVLLTMYDGRTNLSVQVAEQIKKHFGSKVYRSVIPRNIRLGEAPSYGMPIQYYSPRSKGSEAYNDLAAEILERDVRDE; from the coding sequence ATGGGAAAAATATTGGCTATTGCAAATCAAAAAGGCGGTGTAGGCAAGAGCACGACGGTTATAAATCTGGGGGCAGCCCTGGGCCTTAAAGGGAAGAAGGTCTTAATTGTGGACATGGATCCCCAGGGCAACGCCACCAGCGGTCTTGGCATTGATAAGGCCAGTAATGAGATTACTGTATACGATGTGATTGCGGGAAAAGCGCCATGGGAGAAAGCCATAATAAAGACCAGCTATGATAATCTATACCTCTTGCCTTCCGACGTAAATTTGGCGGGTGCCGAAGTGGAACTGGTTGACGTCGCTAAGAGAGAACATAAGTTAAAAGCGGCCATTGAGCCTATAAAAGAGAGATTTGACTATATACTCATTGATTGCCCGCCATCGCTAGGGCTTTTGACTATAAATGCACTGGCGGCATGTGATGGGGTTATTGTGCCTATACAATGTGAATATTTTGCCATGGAAGGAGTGGCGCAGCTTCTAAACACGTTAAAAATCGTCCAGAAGCATATTAACGAGCATTTGACCGTAGAGGGTGTGTTGCTCACTATGTACGATGGTAGGACGAATCTTTCTGTACAGGTAGCCGAGCAGATTAAAAAGCATTTTGGCAGTAAGGTTTATAGATCTGTGATACCAAGAAACATAAGGCTAGGCGAAGCGCCCAGTTACGGTATGCCGATTCAATACTACAGCCCAAGGTCAAAAGGCT
- a CDS encoding TMEM165/GDT1 family protein: protein MHREVILSFFLVFLAELGDKTQLSTMLLASKYNNRLGVYIGASLALILSAFIGVIGGTFINKYLPQNLIQMGSGIAFIVVGLALLFNKF from the coding sequence ATGCACAGAGAAGTGATATTGTCCTTTTTTCTGGTTTTTCTAGCTGAGCTGGGAGATAAAACCCAACTATCTACCATGTTGTTGGCCAGCAAGTACAATAACAGGCTGGGGGTTTATATAGGTGCGTCTCTAGCTCTGATTTTAAGTGCCTTCATCGGCGTGATAGGTGGCACTTTTATAAACAAATACCTTCCTCAAAATCTGATTCAAATGGGGTCAGGAATAGCATTTATCGTAGTAGGGCTGGCACTTTTATTTAACAAGTTTTGA
- the mnmG gene encoding tRNA uridine-5-carboxymethylaminomethyl(34) synthesis enzyme MnmG: MYSAGYYDVVVIGAGHAGCEAALAAARLGLKTLVVTISLEGIAMMACNPSIGGPAKTNLVREVDALGGEMAVNTDKAMIQVRTLNTGKGPAVRALRAQCDKKRYQSEMKKTLERQENLDLKQDEVVKIFVNDGCVSGVLLKYGARYDTKAVIVATGTYLKGRIIIGDINYSGGPNGLFPANELSKCLEELGFKLRRFKTGTPARVDKRTVDFSKMIPQPGDAKVTPFSFLNDGLNIPQVPCWLTYTNEHTHNVIRENIHLSPLYSGAIKGVGPRYCPSIEDKVMKFPDKKSHQIFIEPEGLETYEMYVQGMSTSMPEEVQVNFLRTVSGLENVKIMRTAYAIEYDCIDSTKLKHTLESKEIGGLYFAGQINGTSGYEEAAAQGIIAGINAALKIKGLPPFILDRSDSYIGTLIDDLVTKGTNEPYRMLTSRSEYRLLLRQDNADLRLTERGYEIGLVSRERYEKFMGKKAHIEQEIQRLKSTRVSPSPRVCEYLDKVGSAPISSGITLYELLKRPEINYDSLAQIDEERPILTPAEAEEVEIQVKYEGYIKKQLQQVEQFKKLEGKRLPSDIDYSKIYGLSLEARQKLNDIKPVSIGQASRISGVSPADIAVLLVYLEKGRKKE; encoded by the coding sequence ATGTATTCAGCAGGATACTACGACGTTGTGGTGATAGGGGCCGGTCACGCCGGATGTGAAGCTGCTTTGGCAGCTGCCAGGCTGGGACTTAAGACACTGGTTGTCACCATAAGCCTGGAAGGGATAGCTATGATGGCGTGCAATCCTTCTATAGGAGGCCCTGCTAAGACAAACCTTGTAAGGGAAGTGGACGCGCTGGGAGGCGAAATGGCCGTAAACACCGATAAAGCCATGATACAGGTGAGGACCTTAAATACAGGCAAAGGCCCTGCTGTAAGGGCTTTGAGAGCTCAGTGTGACAAAAAGCGTTATCAAAGCGAGATGAAGAAGACCCTGGAGAGGCAGGAAAACCTGGATTTAAAGCAGGATGAAGTCGTAAAAATATTTGTAAACGACGGGTGTGTGAGCGGTGTGCTCTTAAAGTACGGTGCCAGGTACGATACAAAAGCCGTTATAGTTGCTACGGGAACGTATTTAAAAGGCAGGATAATTATAGGGGATATAAACTACAGCGGCGGACCTAATGGCCTTTTTCCAGCTAATGAGCTGTCTAAATGTCTTGAAGAGTTAGGCTTTAAGTTGAGGAGGTTTAAAACGGGGACACCTGCCAGGGTGGATAAAAGGACTGTTGACTTTAGCAAGATGATTCCTCAACCAGGAGATGCAAAGGTCACTCCTTTTTCTTTTTTAAACGATGGACTCAATATACCTCAGGTGCCCTGTTGGCTCACTTATACCAATGAGCACACCCACAACGTTATAAGGGAGAACATCCACCTTTCTCCGCTTTACAGCGGTGCTATAAAAGGGGTGGGACCCCGATACTGTCCCTCTATAGAAGATAAAGTTATGAAATTTCCCGATAAAAAAAGCCATCAAATATTTATTGAGCCTGAAGGCCTGGAGACATATGAAATGTATGTTCAAGGAATGTCCACGAGTATGCCTGAAGAGGTGCAGGTAAATTTTTTAAGGACTGTAAGTGGTTTGGAAAACGTCAAAATAATGAGAACCGCTTATGCCATCGAGTACGATTGCATTGACTCTACAAAGCTTAAGCATACGCTGGAATCAAAAGAAATAGGCGGCCTGTACTTTGCCGGTCAGATAAATGGAACCTCAGGCTATGAAGAAGCTGCAGCTCAAGGCATTATAGCTGGCATTAATGCAGCGCTGAAAATCAAGGGCTTACCGCCTTTTATTCTCGATAGATCTGATTCGTATATAGGCACTTTGATTGACGATCTGGTAACAAAGGGGACTAATGAGCCGTACAGAATGCTTACGTCGAGATCTGAGTATCGGCTTTTGTTAAGGCAGGATAACGCCGATTTGAGGTTGACAGAAAGAGGATATGAGATAGGACTTGTGTCCCGTGAAAGGTATGAAAAGTTTATGGGGAAAAAGGCCCATATTGAGCAGGAGATACAGAGGCTAAAATCTACCAGGGTGTCGCCATCTCCCCGCGTATGCGAATATCTCGATAAAGTGGGAAGCGCGCCCATAAGCAGCGGGATAACCTTGTATGAATTGCTGAAGAGACCTGAGATAAATTATGATTCGCTGGCCCAGATAGATGAGGAAAGGCCTATATTGACGCCTGCAGAAGCTGAAGAAGTGGAAATACAGGTAAAATACGAAGGGTATATAAAAAAACAACTGCAGCAGGTAGAGCAGTTTAAAAAACTGGAAGGAAAGAGATTGCCTTCTGATATCGACTACTCTAAAATATACGGGTTAAGCCTTGAGGCAAGGCAAAAATTAAATGATATAAAGCCTGTGTCTATTGGCCAAGCGTCCAGGATATCTGGCGTATCGCCGGCGGATATAGCTGTGCTGTTGGTTTATTTGGAGAAAGGCAGGAAAAAGGAATGA
- the noc gene encoding nucleoid occlusion protein, with protein sequence MKCKNFKEVIAVGHVAIQNEVEYIPIHMILPNPYQPRKHFSDSSLEELKNSILTYGVLQPISVRKIAEDRYELIAGERRLRASKLAGMEVIPAVVLKADDVDSAVIALIENLQREDLNFLEEAEGYLNLLDNYHFTQEELAQKIGKSQSTIANKIRLLKLSPEVLEVIKSNNLTERHARALLRLSDTKTQLNVLKQVVKRKLNVKETEALINRILDSLQNKEKLEKKRKLIKALKDVRIYINTIKQAVDLMNKNGVKAVLSQVDSDDYVEFIVRISR encoded by the coding sequence ATGAAATGTAAGAATTTTAAAGAGGTGATAGCTGTGGGCCATGTGGCGATTCAGAATGAGGTAGAGTATATACCTATACACATGATATTGCCTAACCCTTATCAACCGAGAAAGCATTTTAGCGACAGCAGTTTGGAAGAATTAAAAAACTCTATTTTGACTTACGGAGTGTTGCAGCCTATAAGCGTTAGAAAAATTGCCGAAGACAGGTACGAGCTGATAGCCGGTGAGAGAAGGCTTAGGGCTTCCAAACTGGCCGGAATGGAAGTCATTCCAGCAGTAGTGTTGAAGGCAGACGATGTGGATTCAGCTGTAATCGCCCTTATAGAAAACCTTCAGCGAGAAGATTTAAATTTTTTGGAAGAAGCAGAAGGCTACCTTAACCTTTTGGACAATTACCATTTTACTCAGGAAGAGTTAGCTCAGAAAATCGGCAAAAGCCAGTCTACTATAGCGAATAAAATAAGGCTTTTAAAGCTTTCGCCAGAGGTTCTTGAGGTCATTAAAAGTAATAATTTGACAGAAAGGCACGCCAGGGCTTTGCTGCGCCTAAGTGATACTAAAACCCAGTTAAACGTGTTAAAGCAGGTGGTAAAGAGAAAATTAAACGTAAAAGAGACCGAAGCGCTTATCAACAGGATTCTGGATTCACTGCAAAACAAAGAAAAATTGGAAAAGAAAAGAAAGCTGATAAAGGCATTAAAGGATGTTCGAATATATATAAATACCATTAAGCAAGCGGTAGATCTTATGAATAAAAACGGAGTTAAAGCGGTCTTAAGTCAGGTAGATAGTGATGATTATGTAGAGTTTATTGTCAGGATTTCTCGGTAA
- a CDS encoding GAF domain-containing protein, which produces MNVSEKKALFADLSEKAKYIISKTSEHEVYSEIVKLLKQNIPYYNWVGFYFLRDGVLQLGPYLGKPTQHQKIKIGQGVCGSAVAQKRAIIVDDVSKESNYLACSIETRSEIVVPLYNKSGEIIGEIDIDSDELSAFDECDREFLEDILREITEKS; this is translated from the coding sequence ATGAATGTCAGCGAAAAAAAAGCGCTGTTTGCAGATCTGAGCGAAAAGGCTAAATACATCATATCAAAAACCAGTGAACATGAAGTTTATAGTGAGATCGTCAAACTATTAAAACAGAACATACCTTATTACAATTGGGTGGGTTTTTATTTCCTAAGAGATGGCGTATTGCAACTGGGACCATATCTAGGTAAACCCACCCAACACCAAAAAATTAAAATTGGCCAGGGCGTATGTGGCAGCGCTGTGGCTCAAAAGAGGGCTATAATCGTAGATGATGTATCAAAAGAAAGCAACTACCTGGCATGTAGCATCGAGACTAGGTCTGAAATCGTAGTACCTTTATACAATAAAAGCGGTGAAATCATAGGAGAGATAGACATAGATAGCGATGAGCTTTCAGCTTTTGATGAATGCGACAGGGAATTCTTAGAAGATATATTAAGAGAAATTACCGAGAAATCCTGA